The genomic DNA TGAGAGAGAGCTTTCGACCATCTCTGTCGAAGAGGTCGCGTCGGCGAAGACCATGGTCGCGTACCTGCAGCAGAAGGGATACGAGCGCATCGGCATGATCGCCGGACCGGACGATACGCCGGGCGGACGATACCGGCTGGTCGGCTTCCGAGAGCAACTCGGCGACGACTTCGACGACGCGTTCGTGGAGATGGGCGACTACTCGTTCGAATCCGGTCAGACCGCGATGACCCGGCTGCTCGAGCGGGGGGTGGATGCCGTGTTCGCCGCGAACGACCGAATGGCCGCCGGTGCGATCGCCGCCGTCCGCCGGGCAGGGCTCCGAGTGCCGGATGATGTCGCGGTCGCCGGGTTCGATGACTCTGGTCTGGCCGCGACGCACGAACCCACCATCACGACCATGCGGCAGCCGTGGGAGCAGATCAGCGCGCAGATGGTATCCGTTCTGCTCGACGCGATCGCAGGGGCGGAACCGCGATCGGTCATCCTCGACACCGAGCTCGTGGTGCGCGAGAGCGCCTGAGCCCGCCGATCACCCCCGCAGCAGCGACCAGCGTGCCGACGGCCGGCTGGTGTCCGGCGTCAGCACCGCGAGCACGCGTACCAGCGTCGTGAGCCAGAGCAGCCCGAGACCGATCACGATCGCCTCGAGGACGGTCAAGGAGTACAGATTGAAGCTGTCGGCCAGCACGAAGGCGATGACCAGCAGCAGGGCGACTCCGACTGTAGTGATCAACAGTGGCCGCGGAGGGCCGGGGATCACGGTGGTCGTGAGCACCCCGGACGCGACGAACAGCACCAGCGTCGAGACGGCGGCGATGTTATGAACCAGGACGATGTTCTCCTGAGGGAACAGCCCGACCGCGGCGAGCGCGATGCCGGTCGCCGCCCACAGAGCGACCACCCAGGCGATCCGTCCCAGCGCGCCGTCTCCGAGGATGCGATGAAGATCGCGACCGATGTATGAGCCGACGGTGGCGATCAGGACACCGGCGACGACGAGCGTGCCGTTGAATGCCCAGGATCCGACGCCGATGCCGAGTTGCGAGAAGTTCGTCTCCCACCAACGGGGGTTCGCGGCGGTGAGCATCGCGAACAGCGTGCCGATCACCAGGTAGCTGAACAGCAGCGTGGCGAGGTCGGCGGTGTGCAAGCCGATTCCCGCGGCGAACGTCAACCGGCCGGCGACAGCACTGGCGACCCCTGTGACGATGCCGCCGCCGAGCGCCGGCAGCTCGAGCCCTTGCAATCCGACGCCGAGCACCTCGCTGGCTAGCAGCACGCCAAGCGCAGTCACTCCCGCGAATGCGATCGTCAGGGCGACGGCAGAAGCAGCAGAGATGATCGTCTGCCAGCGCGGCATCGACGCGTGCTCACCCCGACGGTGCAGGAACGTGCTGACCACGAAGGATGCCGCGGCGATCGCCCCCGCGACTGCGGCTGCCGGAATACCGACCGAGCCATCTCCGGCGATCGGTCGCGGATTGCCCCACAGCAGCAGCGTGCCGATGCCGGTGCCGACCAGGAAGCAGACGACAGTCGCCCATACTGCACGGGATTCCTGTCTCATCCGCTGCGTCTGGTCCATGCATCCATCGAACCACGCGGCTGCGACGTTTCGACTCGCCTACGGCTCGCTCAACGCGTTTCGTCTCGCTGCGCTCGCTCAACGACCCGCGGGGGCAGTTCACGGGGCGTTGAGCGACGAGCGGAGCGAGGAGACGAAGCGGGCTGAGCGACCGAAGGGAGTCGAAGTGTCGCTCAACGACCCGCGGGGGCAGTTCACGGGGCGTTGAGCGACGAGCGGAGCGAGGAGACGAAGCGGGCTGAGCGACCGAAGGGAGTCGAAGTGTCGCTCAACGACCCGCGGGGCAGTTCACGGGGCGTTGAGCGACGAGCGGAGCGAGGAGACGAAACGGGCTGAGCGAGTCCAGCGAGTCGAAGTGTTGCTCAACGACCCGCGGGGCAGTTCACGGGGCGTTGAGCGACGAGCGGAGCGAGAAGACGAAACGGGCTGAGCGACCGAAGGGAGTCGAAGTGTTGCTCAACGACCCGCGGGGCAGTTCACGGGGCGTTGAGCGACGAGCGGAGCGAGAAGACGAAACGGGCTGAGCGACCGAAGGGAGTCGAAGTGTTGCTCAACGACCCGCGGGGCAGTTCACGGGGCGTTGAGCGACGAGCGGAGCGAGGAGACGAAACGGGCTGAGCGACCGAAGGGAGTCGAAGCCGCGATCCGAGCCTCCCGCGCAGTTCAGCCGCGCATCGCGACACCGCGGCGCCAGTAGCCCATGAACGCAACCTGCGCGCGGTCGATGCCCAGGTCCTTCACGAGGTGACGGCGCAGCGTCGTGACGACGCCGCTCTCGCCGGCGATCCAGAAGTATCGCTCGCCCGATGCTGCCTCGGCGACGTCCTCGCCGCTGCCCGAATAGATCGGCGTCTCCCAGACCAGGTCCTCCCCCTCAGCATCCTGCACGACGATCTCGCTGTCGCCAGACTTCGAGTGAGCACTGCCGCCGAGGCAGTCGAGCACGGTGGGGATGAGGCGCAGTCCGTGCGCGGCGTCCCCACGCGGCAGCCAGTGCACCTCGACGCCGTCCGGCGCATCGATGGGCAGGATGTCTTCGGCGGTCGGCACCTCGATGAACGCGAGCCCTCGCAGATCACGCGGGGCGTCCTCCAGGATGCGGGCGATCGCCGGTGCTGCGGTCTCATCGCCGACCAGCATCACGGACGATGCCGAACCCGGCGCGTACTCGATTCCGCCCCGCTCGGAACGCCCGCGGCGCGGTCCGACCATCCAGACCTCGTCGCCGACGCCGGCAGCGCTCGCCCACAGCGAGGCGGGTCCGGTGAGGCCAGGCGCCAGGTGCAGCACGAAGTCGACGACGACCTCGGTCGCGGACGCTTCGACAAGCTCAGCGGACGGAACGACAAGCTCAGCGGACGGAACGACGTCAAGCGAGCGCACCGAGTAGGTGCGCATCGATCCGCGCTCGTCTTCCGGAACCGCGAGATACGAGCCCCACCAGTCATCGGTGTCG from Microbacterium profundi includes the following:
- a CDS encoding LacI family DNA-binding transcriptional regulator; its protein translation is MSEVTARRKPTIRDVAVQAGVSRSTVSRVINGGHWVSPDARVAVEEAIVATGYTANHHARSLATGRAGSMAFLLTEPQQLLFDDPTFALLLRGAAEALAQRAMTLVLLVAGTPAERESVAHFISAGHVDGVLLISSHESEPLLDQLLDSGVPIVSCGVPLGHERELSTISVEEVASAKTMVAYLQQKGYERIGMIAGPDDTPGGRYRLVGFREQLGDDFDDAFVEMGDYSFESGQTAMTRLLERGVDAVFAANDRMAAGAIAAVRRAGLRVPDDVAVAGFDDSGLAATHEPTITTMRQPWEQISAQMVSVLLDAIAGAEPRSVILDTELVVRESA
- a CDS encoding DUF998 domain-containing protein is translated as MRQESRAVWATVVCFLVGTGIGTLLLWGNPRPIAGDGSVGIPAAAVAGAIAAASFVVSTFLHRRGEHASMPRWQTIISAASAVALTIAFAGVTALGVLLASEVLGVGLQGLELPALGGGIVTGVASAVAGRLTFAAGIGLHTADLATLLFSYLVIGTLFAMLTAANPRWWETNFSQLGIGVGSWAFNGTLVVAGVLIATVGSYIGRDLHRILGDGALGRIAWVVALWAATGIALAAVGLFPQENIVLVHNIAAVSTLVLFVASGVLTTTVIPGPPRPLLITTVGVALLLVIAFVLADSFNLYSLTVLEAIVIGLGLLWLTTLVRVLAVLTPDTSRPSARWSLLRG
- a CDS encoding siderophore-interacting protein yields the protein MSAETRTRTPYVLARAEVRAVDRVSPNFVRVTFGGRDLEEFGTPGDVYDARIKLVFPPASGILPDLDRDTDDWWGSYLAVPEDERGSMRTYSVRSLDVVPSAELVVPSAELVEASATEVVVDFVLHLAPGLTGPASLWASAAGVGDEVWMVGPRRGRSERGGIEYAPGSASSVMLVGDETAAPAIARILEDAPRDLRGLAFIEVPTAEDILPIDAPDGVEVHWLPRGDAAHGLRLIPTVLDCLGGSAHSKSGDSEIVVQDAEGEDLVWETPIYSGSGEDVAEAASGERYFWIAGESGVVTTLRRHLVKDLGIDRAQVAFMGYWRRGVAMRG